One region of Acidimicrobiia bacterium genomic DNA includes:
- a CDS encoding XdhC family protein produces the protein MIDPLDAARDLLEHRRAGALVTGLASGDRVLLSASGEVLAGRFEIPDEVKVRAVDLLGRGRSGTVTTETGEFFVEAISPPPRLLVFGAGPIAEALCAMAAMVGFEIQVGDPRPAFARESRFPAAIAVKVGWPGELLAEWAPDAATYVVSLLHEARFEAELMPALLRTPARYIGALGSMRTHIARIERLSTEGFSKEDIDRIHGPVGLGIGGVTPEEIAVSIVAEMVSVRRG, from the coding sequence GTGATCGACCCGCTCGACGCCGCCCGCGACCTGCTGGAGCATCGCCGGGCGGGCGCGCTGGTCACGGGCCTCGCGAGCGGCGATCGCGTGCTGCTGAGCGCGTCCGGGGAAGTACTGGCGGGCAGGTTCGAGATCCCCGACGAAGTCAAGGTTCGAGCCGTCGACCTTCTAGGCCGGGGTCGGTCGGGCACTGTCACCACCGAGACGGGGGAGTTCTTTGTCGAAGCGATCTCTCCGCCCCCTCGGCTCCTCGTGTTCGGCGCCGGGCCAATCGCCGAGGCGTTGTGTGCGATGGCTGCCATGGTCGGCTTCGAAATCCAGGTGGGTGACCCCCGGCCCGCCTTTGCCCGGGAGTCGCGCTTTCCGGCAGCCATTGCGGTGAAGGTCGGTTGGCCGGGCGAATTGCTTGCGGAGTGGGCCCCTGACGCGGCGACCTATGTGGTCTCACTGCTGCACGAGGCACGGTTCGAGGCCGAGCTGATGCCCGCCCTGCTTCGTACCCCCGCCCGCTACATCGGGGCCCTCGGATCGATGCGAACTCACATCGCCCGGATCGAGCGCTTGTCGACGGAAGGCTTCTCCAAAGAGGACATCGATCGAATCCACGGCCCGGTCGGCCTGGGCATCGGAGGGGTCACCCCGGAGGAGATAGCCGTGTCGATCGTCGCCGAAATGGTGTCGGTTCGAAGAGGTTGA
- a CDS encoding XdhC family protein, with protein MSLLADLATRDRWRAEGRSVVSATVISVEGTAPRPPGSRMLMAGDGEVAGSVSGGCVESDVIAQAEHVARSGEPRVLTYGITDEEAFEVGLACGGTIRVLVERW; from the coding sequence ATGAGTCTTCTTGCAGATCTCGCCACCCGTGATCGGTGGCGGGCAGAGGGGAGGTCTGTCGTGTCGGCCACGGTGATTTCGGTCGAAGGCACCGCGCCTCGTCCGCCGGGATCCCGAATGCTCATGGCCGGCGATGGAGAGGTGGCGGGATCGGTGAGTGGGGGCTGTGTCGAGAGCGACGTCATTGCGCAGGCGGAACACGTAGCTCGGAGCGGAGAACCCAGGGTGCTCACCTACGGCATCACCGACGAAGAGGCCTTCGAGGTTGGTCTGGCATGTGGGGGGACGATCCGGGTGCTCGTCGAACGTTGGTGA